The Alkalihalobacillus sp. TS-13 genome includes a region encoding these proteins:
- a CDS encoding VWA domain-containing protein — MSKGTLRQILLITDGCSNHGEDPVAIAALASEQGIAINVIGILSKNEEYGEHGLKEVEDIAMSGGGVSQIVYATQLAQTVKMVTQKAMTQTIHGMINKELTHILGDEQQMEDLPPEKRGQVMEVVDEIGETVNLEVLILVDISASMDDKLPTVQESLIDLSISLNSRTGNNQFSIYAFPGKKQSIEKLQDWTPQLDTLAKTFKKISTGGITPTGPALKEALELFSDKRSKRKLLGDYDEYIEESGS, encoded by the coding sequence ATGAGCAAAGGTACATTACGACAAATCCTATTGATTACCGACGGATGTTCGAATCATGGTGAAGATCCAGTCGCCATAGCTGCGCTGGCTAGTGAGCAAGGAATTGCGATCAATGTCATCGGGATTCTATCAAAAAATGAAGAATATGGTGAACATGGATTGAAAGAAGTGGAAGATATTGCGATGAGCGGTGGAGGAGTAAGTCAAATCGTATATGCGACACAACTCGCTCAAACCGTAAAAATGGTGACACAAAAGGCGATGACACAAACGATCCATGGGATGATCAATAAAGAACTGACACACATCCTGGGTGACGAACAACAAATGGAAGATTTACCTCCGGAAAAACGTGGACAAGTCATGGAGGTCGTCGATGAGATTGGAGAAACCGTCAATCTGGAAGTCTTGATTCTCGTGGATATTTCAGCGAGTATGGACGATAAACTTCCGACTGTTCAAGAATCGTTGATTGATTTATCGATTTCCTTAAATTCACGGACCGGGAACAATCAATTTTCGATCTATGCATTTCCAGGCAAGAAACAGTCCATTGAAAAACTTCAAGACTGGACACCGCAGCTTGATACACTAGCGAAAACGTTCAAAAAAATATCGACAGGCGGGATCACACCGACAGGTCCTGCGTTGAAAGAGGCACTGGAACTCTTTTCTGATAAACGATCTAAGCGGAAGCTTCTAGGTGATTATGATGAATACATCGAAGAATCCGGAAGTTAA